One part of the Mangrovibacillus cuniculi genome encodes these proteins:
- the ytpR gene encoding YtpR family tRNA-binding protein — protein MHMFYNKEGIGDVLLATSKEVGQEKVHVDRKGNVARVIETSSNETIGYNIFEVSFHLSLEANGQVELTEELVNQVNELIKAEGFEDLLVADLSPKFVVGHVVEKEKHPNADKLSVCQVDLGDEKVQIVCGAPNVEAGQKVVVAKVGAVMPSGMLIKDAELRGLPSSGMICSARELAIPNAPEVKGILVLGDDAVVGTEFPVGK, from the coding sequence TTGCATATGTTTTATAACAAAGAAGGTATTGGTGACGTGTTATTAGCTACTTCTAAAGAGGTAGGACAAGAGAAAGTTCATGTAGATCGAAAAGGAAATGTAGCTCGTGTTATCGAAACTTCTTCGAATGAGACGATTGGATACAATATTTTTGAGGTTTCTTTTCACCTTTCATTAGAAGCGAATGGACAAGTTGAGCTAACGGAGGAGTTAGTGAATCAAGTTAATGAGTTGATTAAAGCAGAGGGCTTTGAGGATCTGTTAGTAGCTGATTTATCTCCTAAGTTTGTTGTTGGACATGTTGTGGAAAAAGAGAAACATCCTAATGCAGATAAGTTAAGTGTGTGCCAAGTGGATTTAGGCGATGAGAAGGTACAGATTGTTTGCGGTGCGCCAAATGTAGAAGCTGGGCAGAAAGTAGTGGTAGCAAAGGTTGGAGCCGTAATGCCAAGCGGTATGTTAATTAAAGATGCAGAGCTACGCGGTTTACCTTCTTCAGGCATGATTTGTTCCGCTCGTGAGTTGGCAATTCCAAATGCTCCAGAGGTGAAGGGAATTTTAGTTCTTGGTGATGATGCAGTGGTTGGAACTGAGTTTCCGGTAGGTAAATAG
- a CDS encoding thioredoxin family protein → MKKLESVEQFESFKQEGKYVFMFSADWCPDCRVIEPILPEVESKFSEYHFIYVDRDQFLDQCIQHDIFGIPSFLVFTDGTETGRFVSKDRKTQEEIEKFLQEATK, encoded by the coding sequence ATGAAAAAGCTTGAGAGTGTAGAACAATTTGAATCATTTAAACAAGAAGGAAAATATGTATTTATGTTTTCTGCTGATTGGTGTCCAGACTGTCGAGTAATCGAGCCAATTTTACCTGAGGTAGAGAGTAAATTTAGCGAATATCATTTTATTTATGTAGATCGAGATCAGTTTTTGGACCAATGTATCCAGCATGACATTTTCGGAATTCCGAGCTTCCTAGTGTTTACGGATGGAACTGAGACTGGAAGATTTGTCAGTAAAGATCGTAAAACGCAAGAAGAGATTGAAAAATTCTTGCAAGAAGCAACGAAGTAA
- a CDS encoding DUF1444 domain-containing protein, with the protein MKMTSELMKTTLTNRLQKEERSITYNKKEDQLRIEDTKTGKGVTLSIPNMIVKWERTKEKAFDEIVYYVEEALHAMTDQQGLNGQEQNIFPVIRSTSFPNESERGSAFIVSEHTAETRVYYSVDLGTTYRLIDQAFLEKEGWTEEQVKEVARFNVKKLSTPLKKDTVAGNHFYFLATKDGYDASRILNERFLEEFSESVTGKMAVAVPHQDVLILADIQNETGYDILAQLTMSFFSNGHVPITALSFLYESSELEPIFILGKNRRVEKE; encoded by the coding sequence ATGAAGATGACTTCGGAGTTAATGAAGACAACGTTAACGAATCGCTTACAAAAAGAAGAGCGTTCGATTACTTATAATAAGAAAGAAGACCAGCTACGAATTGAGGATACGAAGACTGGTAAAGGGGTGACGCTTTCCATCCCTAACATGATTGTTAAATGGGAGAGAACGAAAGAAAAAGCATTTGACGAGATTGTTTACTATGTCGAAGAAGCCTTGCACGCAATGACTGACCAACAAGGATTAAATGGACAAGAACAAAATATCTTCCCTGTCATTCGTTCTACTTCTTTTCCGAATGAATCAGAGAGAGGTTCTGCTTTTATTGTTTCAGAGCATACGGCAGAAACAAGAGTGTATTATTCCGTTGACCTGGGAACAACGTATCGATTAATTGATCAAGCTTTCCTAGAAAAAGAAGGCTGGACAGAAGAACAAGTAAAAGAAGTGGCAAGGTTTAATGTGAAAAAACTATCTACACCTTTAAAGAAAGATACAGTTGCAGGAAATCATTTTTATTTCTTAGCAACGAAAGATGGATACGATGCAAGTAGAATTTTAAATGAACGCTTTTTAGAAGAGTTTTCAGAGAGTGTTACTGGAAAAATGGCAGTTGCTGTGCCGCATCAAGATGTACTAATATTAGCAGATATTCAAAATGAAACTGGTTATGATATACTTGCACAGTTGACAATGAGTTTTTTCTCAAATGGTCACGTTCCGATTACGGCTCTGTCATTTTTATATGAGTCTTCAGAACTAGAACCTATTTTTATATTAGGAAAAAATAGACGTGTAGAAAAGGAGTAA
- a CDS encoding DUF84 family protein yields MKVMVGSKNPTKIEAVTNAFISCEYKIEVQGSDIPSFVSAQPIGHEETKLGAINRAKQAVIGNDIGIGLEAGIVIMDDAYYLCNWGALVHSSGELFVAGGLLLPLPNFLYEHLHAGEELGPLVDQFWNRQNTKHQEGIAGILTNNRVKRTDLFVQVVLPLIGQWEESR; encoded by the coding sequence ATGAAAGTGATGGTAGGCTCCAAGAACCCTACAAAAATAGAAGCAGTAACAAATGCATTTATTTCGTGTGAATACAAAATAGAAGTACAGGGTAGTGATATTCCCTCATTTGTTTCTGCTCAACCTATTGGACATGAAGAGACTAAGCTTGGTGCCATTAATCGGGCGAAACAGGCAGTAATTGGGAATGATATTGGAATTGGATTAGAAGCTGGAATAGTCATTATGGACGACGCATACTATCTGTGCAACTGGGGCGCGCTGGTTCATTCCTCAGGCGAATTATTTGTAGCTGGAGGCCTTCTCTTGCCACTTCCAAACTTTTTATATGAACACTTGCATGCTGGTGAAGAGTTAGGTCCACTGGTAGATCAATTTTGGAATAGACAGAATACAAAACACCAAGAAGGTATAGCTGGGATTCTGACAAATAATCGAGTGAAACGTACAGATTTATTTGTTCAAGTGGTACTTCCACTGATTGGTCAATGGGAAGAAAGTCGCTAA
- a CDS encoding M42 family metallopeptidase — protein sequence MNEKTLSLFKTLTELPGVPGQEHLVRKFMKEELAKVSDEVVQDNLGGVFGLKKGPENGPTIMVAGHMDEVGFMVTSITKQGLIRFQTLGGWWNQVMLAQRVQVMTTNGPIDGVISSIPPHLLTEEIRQKPMDIKNMLIDIGADNEEDARALGVKPGQMITPVCPFTPMANPKKIMAKAWDNRYGCGLALELLQEVAGETLPNTLYSGATVQEEVGLRGAQVAANMINPDLFFALDASPANDMTGDPKEFGRLGEGALLRILDRSMVTHRGMREFVLDTAESNKIPYQYFVSQGGTDAGRVHMSNNGVPSAVIGICSRYIHTSSSIVHVDDYAAAKELIVKLVKSADASTVKTIKSQA from the coding sequence ATGAATGAAAAAACATTATCTTTATTTAAAACACTAACAGAATTACCGGGAGTTCCTGGACAAGAACATCTAGTTCGTAAATTTATGAAAGAAGAGTTAGCGAAAGTTTCAGATGAAGTAGTTCAAGATAATCTTGGTGGCGTGTTTGGACTGAAAAAAGGACCTGAAAACGGACCTACTATTATGGTTGCAGGACACATGGATGAAGTTGGGTTTATGGTTACGTCCATCACTAAGCAAGGATTAATCAGATTCCAAACGCTTGGTGGATGGTGGAACCAAGTAATGCTTGCACAAAGAGTTCAAGTCATGACAACGAACGGACCAATTGATGGTGTCATTAGCTCTATCCCACCTCATTTATTAACAGAAGAAATTCGTCAAAAACCGATGGATATTAAAAATATGTTAATCGATATTGGAGCAGACAATGAAGAAGACGCTAGAGCACTTGGCGTAAAACCAGGTCAAATGATTACACCGGTTTGCCCATTTACACCAATGGCAAATCCAAAGAAAATTATGGCGAAAGCTTGGGATAACCGTTACGGTTGTGGTCTTGCTTTGGAACTTTTACAAGAAGTTGCAGGAGAAACACTGCCTAACACACTGTATTCTGGAGCTACTGTTCAAGAAGAGGTTGGGTTGCGTGGAGCGCAAGTTGCTGCAAATATGATTAACCCAGATCTGTTTTTTGCTTTAGATGCATCTCCAGCAAATGATATGACTGGCGATCCGAAAGAATTCGGAAGACTTGGAGAAGGTGCGTTACTTCGAATTCTAGATCGATCTATGGTTACACACCGTGGAATGAGAGAATTTGTATTAGACACTGCTGAAAGCAATAAAATTCCTTATCAATACTTTGTTTCCCAAGGTGGAACAGATGCAGGTAGAGTGCATATGTCAAACAACGGTGTACCAAGTGCTGTAATTGGTATCTGCTCTCGATACATTCACACGTCCTCTTCTATCGTTCATGTAGATGATTATGCTGCAGCAAAAGAGTTAATTGTGAAATTAGTGAAATCGGCTGATGCTTCTACTGTGAAGACCATTAAAAGCCAAGCGTAA
- a CDS encoding PTS transporter subunit IIC — MKKYIKEQGVSLSVKAYVIDALTYMALGLFSSLIIGVIIKTIGEQLGVSILVEIGTITMGLAGPAIGVAIAYGLQAPPLVLFSAVIAGSVGFTLGGPAGAYVTSVIATEFGKLVSKRTKVDILVTPLVTILVGYFIASIVGPPVSFFMTSLGETISWATEQRPIIMGIIVALLMGWALTAPISSAAIAFMLDLSGLAAGAATIGCSAQMVGFAVSSYRENKIGGLIAQGIGTSMLQVPNILRHPLIIIPPTIAGVVLSPIGTAWLAMENNAAGAGMGTSGLVGQIMTFTTMGFSVDVLIKVLLLHIIGPAVLSLLISEWMRKKQYIKYGQMTIDTGGTQK; from the coding sequence ATGAAGAAATACATAAAAGAGCAAGGTGTATCTCTTTCTGTAAAAGCATATGTAATTGATGCACTTACGTATATGGCATTAGGACTTTTTAGTTCTTTAATAATCGGTGTTATTATTAAGACTATTGGAGAGCAATTAGGCGTTTCTATTCTAGTGGAAATAGGAACTATCACAATGGGATTAGCTGGACCTGCAATTGGGGTCGCGATTGCATATGGACTTCAAGCACCTCCATTAGTATTATTCTCTGCCGTAATTGCAGGTAGTGTCGGTTTTACTTTAGGAGGTCCAGCTGGAGCATATGTTACATCTGTGATAGCAACGGAGTTCGGTAAGTTAGTTAGTAAACGAACAAAAGTAGATATTTTGGTAACACCACTTGTCACTATTTTGGTGGGTTACTTTATCGCTTCGATTGTTGGGCCACCAGTCTCGTTTTTTATGACTTCGTTAGGTGAAACTATTAGTTGGGCGACAGAACAAAGACCAATTATCATGGGAATAATAGTTGCATTATTAATGGGGTGGGCTTTAACTGCACCAATCTCTAGTGCAGCCATAGCTTTCATGTTAGATTTGAGTGGATTAGCAGCGGGTGCAGCGACGATTGGGTGTAGTGCTCAAATGGTTGGATTTGCGGTGTCTAGTTATCGGGAAAATAAGATTGGAGGTCTTATCGCACAGGGGATAGGAACTTCCATGCTTCAGGTACCAAACATTTTAAGGCACCCTCTCATTATTATTCCTCCAACAATAGCTGGTGTCGTTCTATCTCCCATTGGAACGGCGTGGCTAGCGATGGAAAATAATGCAGCTGGAGCAGGGATGGGTACGAGTGGTTTAGTAGGTCAAATAATGACTTTTACCACGATGGGATTTAGTGTAGATGTATTGATAAAAGTTCTTTTACTCCACATCATTGGTCCTGCTGTGTTATCCTTATTAATATCAGAATGGATGAGAAAGAAACAGTACATTAAATATGGACAAATGACTATTGATACAGGAGGCACCCAAAAATGA